One genomic window of Rhizomicrobium sp. includes the following:
- a CDS encoding glycosyltransferase codes for MVKKVLSFWRRWVGGGKFRIAAALFLVVSASVLFWASRDYTIVAPDWEGQIRGVTYAPSHVFSLREHNHITPAQIDRDMAQLSQLTGRVRTYTVGGGMDKVPEIARRYGLMVSLGCWISPDAELNETELALCIKTALANRRVIDRVFVGNEAILMGYVTPDQLNGYIKRVREALPDRIKVTTSEPWSTWLLTPEIGQYVDVISVHLLPYWEGVSAHDSLRMLEHAYNDVQEEFPDKPVIIGEAGWPSEGRTKRFAEPSVANEAYFMRGFVQLAREKGYDYYLMEGYDQPWKIANEGSVGASWGLYDSLGTPKFSFSGLLRTFPEWRTYALFASVLTLVLGLMILGWMPRMRQQGYLVMGGLVAAVTTGLLVLIDASSLEYVDPADLAMIIAMVPLVLLASTVILTEGIELATSLWRVERRALRTAIPKVSPRVSIHVPCFNEPPAMVIETLNALARLDYDNFEVILLDNNTPDAATWKPVEAHCATLGERFRFYHYDNMAGFKAGALNEALRLTDPSTDYVAVIDSDYQVEPFWLRRALPFFAAPDIALVQGPQDYRDAHQNAFKAMAYQEYRGFFQIGMVERNEYNAIIQHGTMTIVRRHALQEVGGWATWCITEDTELGLKLFEAGYGAAYIPESMGSGLMPDTLDAFISQRYRWVYGAMQIMKRHAGAIFLGRTRLTAGQRYQFLVGWLPWISDGFGLIVTFLALAWTAAMWAAPQTFDVPLPALSAAALALFVAKTMKTLLLYPQKVRSGMKGAIVASVAGLSTTHAVAKAVIAGLFTRGQPFLRTPKCEDQALLSQALRKVWQETTLLVLCALALLSLATGAALDDPAIQLWMVMVAVQSLPYLATVVTAAISAISNKQRNARLAVPAAPTAPDPALPKAA; via the coding sequence GTGGTCAAAAAGGTCCTCAGCTTCTGGCGTAGATGGGTCGGGGGCGGCAAGTTCCGGATCGCCGCGGCCCTGTTCCTGGTCGTCAGCGCCTCGGTGCTGTTCTGGGCCAGCCGCGACTACACGATCGTGGCGCCCGACTGGGAAGGCCAGATCCGCGGCGTCACCTATGCGCCGAGCCATGTGTTCTCGCTGCGCGAGCACAACCACATCACGCCCGCCCAGATCGACCGCGACATGGCGCAGCTCTCCCAGCTCACCGGGCGGGTGCGCACCTACACGGTGGGCGGCGGCATGGACAAGGTGCCGGAGATCGCCCGGCGCTACGGCCTGATGGTGTCGCTCGGCTGCTGGATCTCGCCCGACGCGGAGCTGAACGAGACCGAGCTGGCCCTGTGCATCAAGACCGCGCTGGCCAACCGGCGCGTCATCGACCGCGTCTTCGTCGGCAACGAGGCGATCCTGATGGGATACGTCACGCCCGACCAGCTCAACGGCTACATCAAGCGCGTGCGCGAGGCGCTGCCCGACCGCATCAAGGTGACGACGTCCGAGCCGTGGTCGACCTGGCTGTTGACGCCGGAGATCGGCCAGTATGTCGATGTCATTTCGGTGCACCTGCTGCCCTATTGGGAAGGCGTCTCCGCCCACGATTCGCTGCGCATGCTCGAGCACGCCTACAACGACGTGCAGGAGGAATTTCCCGACAAGCCGGTGATCATCGGCGAGGCCGGCTGGCCGTCGGAAGGGCGCACCAAGCGCTTCGCCGAGCCGTCGGTCGCCAACGAGGCCTATTTCATGCGCGGCTTCGTCCAGCTCGCGCGCGAGAAGGGCTACGACTACTACCTCATGGAAGGCTACGACCAGCCCTGGAAGATCGCCAATGAGGGTTCGGTCGGGGCGAGCTGGGGGCTCTACGATTCCCTCGGCACGCCGAAATTCAGCTTCAGCGGATTGCTGCGCACATTCCCCGAATGGCGCACCTATGCGCTGTTCGCCTCGGTGCTCACGCTGGTTCTCGGCCTGATGATCCTGGGCTGGATGCCGCGCATGCGCCAGCAGGGCTATCTCGTGATGGGCGGCCTCGTCGCCGCGGTGACGACGGGTCTTCTGGTGCTGATCGACGCGAGCTCGCTCGAATATGTCGATCCCGCCGACCTCGCCATGATCATCGCCATGGTGCCGCTGGTCTTGCTCGCCTCGACCGTGATCCTGACCGAAGGCATCGAACTGGCGACCAGCCTGTGGCGCGTCGAACGCCGGGCGCTGCGCACCGCGATCCCCAAGGTGAGCCCACGCGTCTCCATCCATGTGCCGTGCTTCAACGAGCCGCCGGCGATGGTGATCGAGACGCTGAACGCGCTGGCGCGGCTCGACTACGACAATTTCGAAGTCATCCTGCTCGACAACAACACGCCCGACGCGGCGACCTGGAAGCCGGTCGAGGCGCATTGCGCCACGCTGGGCGAGCGCTTCCGCTTCTACCACTACGACAATATGGCGGGCTTCAAGGCCGGCGCGCTGAACGAGGCGCTGCGGCTCACCGATCCTTCCACCGACTATGTCGCGGTGATCGACAGCGACTACCAGGTCGAGCCGTTCTGGCTGCGCCGCGCGCTGCCGTTCTTCGCCGCGCCCGACATCGCGCTGGTGCAGGGCCCACAGGACTATCGCGACGCCCACCAGAACGCCTTCAAGGCGATGGCCTATCAGGAATATCGCGGCTTCTTCCAGATCGGCATGGTGGAGCGCAACGAATACAACGCCATCATCCAGCACGGCACGATGACCATCGTGCGCCGCCACGCCTTGCAGGAGGTCGGCGGCTGGGCCACCTGGTGCATCACCGAGGACACCGAGCTCGGCCTCAAGCTGTTCGAGGCCGGTTATGGCGCGGCCTATATCCCCGAAAGCATGGGTTCGGGCCTGATGCCCGACACGCTGGATGCGTTCATCTCGCAGCGCTATCGCTGGGTCTATGGCGCGATGCAGATCATGAAGCGCCATGCCGGCGCGATCTTCCTCGGCCGCACCAGGCTCACCGCCGGCCAGCGCTACCAGTTCCTGGTCGGCTGGCTGCCCTGGATCTCCGACGGCTTCGGCCTGATCGTGACCTTCCTGGCGCTGGCCTGGACCGCGGCGATGTGGGCGGCGCCCCAGACCTTCGACGTGCCGCTGCCCGCGCTCTCGGCCGCCGCGCTGGCGCTGTTCGTCGCCAAGACGATGAAGACGCTGCTGCTCTATCCGCAGAAGGTGCGCTCCGGCATGAAGGGCGCCATCGTCGCCTCGGTCGCGGGCCTCTCGACCACCCACGCCGTCGCCAAGGCGGTGATCGCCGGCCTGTTCACGCGCGGCCAGCCCTTCCTGCGCACGCCCAAATGCGAGGACCAGGCGCTGCTCAGCCAGGCGCTGCGCAAGGTGTGGCAGGAGACGACGCTGCTGGTGCTGTGCGCGCTGGCGCTTCTGTCGCTGGCGACCGGTGCCGCGCTGGACGATCCGGCGATCCAGCTCTGGATGGTGATGGTCGCGGTACAGTCGCTGCCCTATCTGGCGACGGTGGTGACGGCGGCGATCAGCGCGATCTCGAACAAGCAGCGCAATGCCCGCCTCGCGGTGCCTGCCGCCCCAACCGCGCCCGATCCCGCTTTGCCGAAAGCGGCGTGA
- a CDS encoding MBL fold metallo-hydrolase: MSATEVRVRPGSNLDYPFEHRPETGDSIVVAPGVHWVRMRLPMQLNHINLWLLEDGDGWTVVDSGIRNEETTQAWEQLFAGPMQGRPVKRVIVTHMHPDHIGLAGWLVRKFGVQLWITRTEYLMCRNLVSDTGQEAPAEALRFYRAAGFPEDILENYRTRFGGFGHGVYKLPSSYRRIVEGEELVIGANTWRVVGGNGHSPEHACLWCPELNVFISGDQILPKISSNVSVHPTEPEANPLQDWIDSCARLKRVVPDDALVLPSHNEPFRKATLRLTELIAHHEEGLEKLYALCAEPRRAVDVFPALFRSRITQGNFGMATGESLAHLNCLRARSRILRSTDKDGIDWYEAI, from the coding sequence GTGAGCGCCACCGAAGTCCGGGTCCGTCCCGGCAGCAATCTCGATTATCCGTTCGAACACAGGCCCGAGACCGGCGACAGCATCGTCGTGGCGCCCGGCGTGCACTGGGTGCGCATGCGCCTGCCGATGCAGCTCAATCACATAAATTTGTGGCTGCTCGAGGACGGCGACGGCTGGACCGTGGTCGACAGCGGCATCCGCAACGAGGAAACCACCCAGGCCTGGGAACAGCTCTTCGCCGGCCCGATGCAGGGCCGCCCGGTCAAGCGGGTGATCGTCACCCACATGCATCCCGATCATATCGGGCTCGCCGGCTGGCTGGTGCGCAAATTCGGCGTGCAGCTCTGGATCACGCGCACCGAATATCTGATGTGCCGCAACCTCGTCTCCGACACCGGGCAGGAGGCGCCGGCGGAGGCGCTGCGCTTCTATCGCGCCGCGGGCTTTCCGGAGGACATCCTCGAAAACTACCGCACCCGCTTCGGCGGTTTCGGCCATGGCGTCTACAAGCTGCCCAGTTCCTATCGCCGCATCGTCGAAGGCGAAGAGCTCGTCATCGGCGCCAACACCTGGCGCGTCGTCGGCGGCAACGGCCATTCGCCCGAGCATGCTTGCCTGTGGTGCCCGGAGCTGAACGTGTTCATCTCGGGCGACCAGATCCTGCCGAAGATCTCGTCCAACGTCTCGGTGCATCCGACCGAGCCCGAGGCCAATCCGCTGCAGGACTGGATCGACAGTTGCGCCAGGCTGAAGCGCGTCGTGCCCGACGACGCCCTGGTGCTGCCCTCGCACAACGAGCCGTTCCGCAAGGCCACGCTGCGCCTCACCGAACTGATCGCGCATCACGAGGAAGGGCTGGAGAAGCTTTACGCGCTCTGCGCCGAACCCAGGCGCGCGGTGGACGTGTTTCCCGCCCTGTTTCGCAGCCGCATCACCCAGGGCAATTTCGGCATGGCGACGGGCGAGAGCCTGGCGCACCTGAACTGCCTGCGCGCCCGCAGCCGCATCCTGCGCAGCACCGACAAGGACGGCATCGACTGGTACGAGGCGATCTGA
- a CDS encoding CarD family transcriptional regulator, which produces MTTAKTAPAPVPAKPKTPANTNTKTKHEFKTNDHVVYPTHGVGRIMKIEEQEVAGMKLELFVITFEKDKMTLRVPTMKAKAVGMRKLSSPDIVNNALNTLKGRARIKRTMWSRRAQEYEAKINSGDLVSIAEVVRDLHRASGQPEQSYSERQLYEAALARMAREVAAVEKTDEPSAVKRVEGMLLKKAA; this is translated from the coding sequence ATGACGACCGCAAAGACCGCCCCCGCACCCGTCCCCGCGAAGCCCAAGACGCCCGCGAACACCAACACCAAGACCAAGCATGAATTCAAGACCAACGACCATGTCGTGTACCCGACCCATGGCGTCGGCCGCATCATGAAGATCGAGGAACAGGAAGTCGCCGGCATGAAGCTGGAGCTGTTCGTGATCACCTTCGAGAAGGACAAGATGACGCTCCGCGTGCCGACCATGAAGGCCAAGGCCGTGGGCATGCGCAAGCTCTCCTCGCCGGACATCGTGAACAACGCGCTCAACACGCTGAAGGGCCGCGCCCGCATCAAGCGCACCATGTGGTCGCGCCGCGCCCAGGAATACGAAGCGAAGATCAATTCGGGCGACCTCGTGTCGATCGCCGAAGTGGTCCGCGACCTGCACCGCGCCTCCGGCCAGCCGGAGCAGTCCTATTCCGAGCGTCAGCTCTACGAAGCGGCGCTGGCCCGCATGGCGCGCGAAGTCGCCGCCGTCGAGAAGACCGACGAGCCGTCGGCCGTCAAGCGCGTCGAAGGCATGCTGCTGAAGAAGGCGGCGTAA
- a CDS encoding YceI family protein codes for MKRALAVLCLVLLAASPAAAARWTVDPAKSRLGFSVQWSGEAFDARFKSWNATIDFDRANLAAAHAKVSIALDSEESGSADNDDGLKGAEGFSVTQFPTAVFETTGFKATGGNTYVATGRLNLHGVTKAITLPFTLTIAGNTAHMTGKAVVSRLDFGLGTSGEWAGETPIAHAVTITVDLTATKAS; via the coding sequence GTGAAGCGCGCGCTGGCGGTTCTGTGCCTCGTGCTGCTGGCGGCTTCGCCGGCGGCGGCGGCACGGTGGACCGTCGATCCGGCGAAGAGCCGGCTCGGCTTTTCGGTGCAATGGAGTGGCGAGGCGTTCGACGCGCGCTTCAAGTCGTGGAACGCGACGATCGACTTCGATCGCGCGAACCTGGCGGCGGCGCATGCCAAGGTCTCCATCGCGCTCGACAGCGAGGAGTCCGGTTCGGCGGACAACGATGACGGCCTGAAGGGCGCGGAAGGATTCTCCGTCACCCAGTTTCCGACCGCTGTGTTCGAGACGACCGGCTTTAAGGCCACCGGCGGCAACACCTATGTCGCGACCGGCCGGCTGAACCTGCACGGCGTGACCAAGGCGATCACCCTGCCCTTCACCCTGACCATCGCCGGCAATACGGCGCACATGACCGGCAAGGCGGTGGTGAGCCGGCTCGATTTCGGGCTTGGCACTAGCGGCGAATGGGCGGGCGAGACGCCCATCGCCCATGCCGTGACCATCACGGTCGACCTGACCGCGACAAAGGCCTCGTGA
- a CDS encoding RNA-binding S4 domain-containing protein: protein MSEDRVRIDKWLWHARFYKTRVLAQEAAEKGRIRLNGARTEKAGRGIKIGDLLTVPTGRDVLVVRVVAFGERRGPAPEARLLYEIVADGGLDPQGPPPV, encoded by the coding sequence GTGAGCGAAGACCGCGTCCGCATCGACAAATGGCTGTGGCATGCGCGGTTCTACAAGACCCGCGTGCTGGCGCAGGAGGCGGCCGAGAAGGGCCGCATCCGGCTCAACGGCGCGCGGACCGAAAAGGCCGGGCGCGGGATCAAGATCGGCGACCTCCTGACCGTGCCGACCGGCCGCGATGTCCTTGTCGTGCGCGTGGTTGCCTTCGGGGAGCGGCGCGGGCCCGCGCCGGAAGCGCGGCTGCTGTACGAAATCGTCGCGGACGGCGGGCTTGATCCTCAAGGCCCCCCTCCCGTATGA
- a CDS encoding YceI family protein, with the protein MRRLAVLGAAFALHAAVAQAAGVSTDPKQAPAGAYQIEPRHTVVLFAIPHLDLTDYYGRFEKTSGTLNFTPGAPEKSSVSVTIEMLSLNVPNSELLQELAAADVFDTAKFPQATFTSTALTRTGPASGKMTGDLTIHGVTRPVTFDVTFNGGAPSPMGPAFYLGFHATATIKRSDFGMDKMRWNSLVGDEVKLTIEALFQKQKG; encoded by the coding sequence ATGCGCCGACTTGCCGTTCTGGGAGCCGCCTTCGCGCTCCACGCCGCCGTGGCGCAGGCCGCCGGCGTTTCGACCGATCCCAAGCAGGCGCCGGCCGGCGCCTATCAGATCGAGCCGCGCCACACCGTCGTGCTGTTCGCGATTCCGCATCTGGATCTGACCGACTATTACGGCCGCTTCGAGAAGACCTCGGGCACGCTGAACTTCACGCCGGGCGCGCCGGAGAAAAGTTCGGTGTCGGTCACCATCGAGATGCTCAGCCTCAACGTCCCCAACAGCGAGCTGCTGCAGGAGCTGGCGGCCGCCGACGTGTTCGACACCGCCAAATTCCCGCAAGCGACGTTCACCTCCACGGCGCTGACGCGCACCGGGCCGGCGTCGGGCAAGATGACGGGCGATCTGACCATCCATGGCGTGACCCGGCCGGTCACCTTCGACGTGACGTTCAACGGCGGGGCGCCCTCGCCGATGGGGCCGGCCTTTTATCTCGGCTTCCACGCCACGGCCACGATCAAGCGCAGCGATTTCGGGATGGACAAGATGCGCTGGAACAGCCTGGTCGGCGACGAGGTCAAGCTGACCATCGAAGCCTTGTTCCAGAAGCAGAAAGGCTGA
- a CDS encoding L-threonylcarbamoyladenylate synthase, translating to MTTTIRHADDGAIADAARLLRDGGLVAFPTETVYGLGADAANGRAVARIFEAKGRPRFNPLIVHVRDAAEAERHAMFNEMARKLAAAFWPGPLTLVLPRRRDCRLSELVSAGLDTVALRVPAHPVAAKLIAQSGLAIAAPSANASGRITATTAAHVAQSLGDTVDLILDGGAAPLGLESTVIGFDAGEPVLLRAGAISRAAIEAVAGGLVAPRDAKVQSPGQLASHYAPHAVLRLNARAAGPGETLLGFGPDAPAEARNLSRSGDLREAAAHLFAMLHELDAARAIAVMPIPDEGLGEAINDRLRRAAAPRDAS from the coding sequence ATGACCACCACGATCCGCCACGCCGACGACGGCGCCATCGCCGATGCCGCGCGCCTGCTGCGCGACGGCGGGCTGGTGGCGTTCCCGACCGAGACGGTCTACGGCCTCGGCGCCGATGCCGCCAACGGCCGCGCCGTGGCGCGCATCTTCGAGGCCAAGGGACGGCCGCGCTTCAATCCCCTGATCGTGCATGTCCGCGATGCCGCCGAGGCGGAGCGGCATGCGATGTTCAACGAGATGGCGCGCAAGCTGGCGGCGGCGTTCTGGCCGGGACCGCTGACGCTGGTCCTGCCGCGCCGCCGCGATTGCCGCCTCTCCGAACTGGTCAGCGCCGGATTGGACACCGTGGCCTTGCGCGTGCCGGCGCATCCCGTGGCGGCGAAGCTGATCGCGCAAAGCGGCCTCGCCATCGCCGCGCCGAGCGCCAACGCCTCGGGCCGCATCACGGCGACGACGGCGGCGCATGTCGCGCAGAGCCTCGGCGACACGGTCGATCTGATCCTCGACGGCGGCGCCGCGCCGCTGGGGCTGGAATCCACCGTGATCGGGTTCGATGCCGGCGAGCCGGTCCTGCTGCGTGCCGGAGCGATTTCGCGCGCGGCCATCGAAGCCGTCGCCGGCGGGCTGGTTGCGCCGCGCGATGCAAAGGTGCAGTCGCCGGGACAGCTTGCCAGCCACTACGCACCGCACGCGGTGTTACGCCTGAACGCGCGCGCGGCAGGCCCCGGCGAGACGCTGCTCGGTTTCGGGCCGGATGCGCCGGCCGAGGCGCGCAATCTCAGCCGGAGCGGCGATCTGCGCGAGGCCGCCGCCCATTTGTTCGCGATGCTGCACGAACTGGACGCGGCGCGGGCCATCGCCGTGATGCCGATCCCGGACGAGGGCCTGGGCGAAGCGATCAACGACCGGCTGCGCCGCGCGGCGGCCCCGCGAGACGCGTCATGA
- the fdxA gene encoding ferredoxin FdxA, producing the protein MTYVVTEACIKCKFMDCVEVCPVDCFYEGENMLVIHPDECIDCGVCEPECPPEAIKADTESGLEQWLSLNAEYAKKWPNITQHGTAPADAKDWEGKPDKFAKYFSDKPGSGS; encoded by the coding sequence ATGACCTATGTCGTCACCGAAGCCTGCATCAAGTGCAAGTTCATGGACTGCGTCGAGGTCTGCCCGGTGGACTGCTTCTACGAGGGCGAGAACATGCTCGTCATCCACCCCGACGAGTGCATCGATTGCGGCGTCTGCGAGCCGGAATGCCCGCCGGAAGCCATCAAGGCCGATACCGAGAGCGGCCTGGAACAATGGCTGTCGCTGAACGCCGAATACGCCAAGAAGTGGCCGAACATCACCCAGCACGGAACCGCGCCGGCCGATGCCAAGGACTGGGAAGGCAAACCGGACAAGTTCGCCAAGTACTTTTCGGATAAACCCGGTTCCGGCTCGTAG
- a CDS encoding thermonuclease family protein, translating into MLRTFLPAILLLAAAPAHAAVLPSCAGPVEISGTQLLRVERNGAVILTDGRAIHLEGIRLPGGAADRAPQSFADQAISAILALARKAPLTLTAVPPKEDRYDRVRGQLFAGDGAWVQLALVQRGLARVALAPDRTDCFTELYEAEAKARAARIGLWSVPAYAVRTPDSVGRDTGTFQVVEGTVKNAELKNGRAYLNFGADWRTDFTVTVDPEDMPNFRKLGVDPRAYAGQTVRVRGLVQFLNGPEIEVANPQSVEVVP; encoded by the coding sequence ATGCTTCGCACCTTCCTGCCAGCCATCTTGCTTCTCGCCGCCGCGCCCGCCCATGCGGCGGTCTTGCCGTCCTGCGCCGGGCCGGTCGAAATCTCCGGCACGCAATTGCTCCGCGTGGAGCGCAACGGCGCGGTGATCCTCACCGACGGCCGGGCGATCCATCTGGAGGGCATCCGCCTGCCGGGTGGCGCCGCGGATCGCGCGCCGCAGAGCTTCGCCGACCAGGCGATCTCCGCGATCCTGGCGCTGGCGCGCAAGGCGCCGCTGACGCTGACCGCCGTGCCGCCCAAGGAAGACCGCTACGACCGCGTGCGCGGCCAGCTCTTCGCCGGCGACGGCGCCTGGGTTCAACTGGCATTGGTGCAGCGCGGCCTGGCCCGGGTCGCGCTGGCGCCGGATCGCACCGACTGCTTCACCGAACTCTATGAGGCGGAGGCCAAGGCGCGGGCCGCACGCATCGGCCTGTGGTCGGTGCCGGCCTATGCGGTGCGCACGCCCGACAGCGTCGGCCGCGACACCGGCACCTTCCAGGTCGTGGAGGGGACGGTGAAGAACGCCGAACTCAAGAATGGCCGCGCCTATCTCAATTTCGGCGCCGACTGGCGCACCGATTTCACGGTCACTGTCGATCCGGAGGACATGCCGAACTTCCGCAAGCTCGGCGTCGACCCGCGCGCCTATGCCGGCCAGACCGTCCGCGTGCGCGGCCTGGTGCAATTCCTGAACGGCCCGGAGATCGAAGTGGCCAATCCGCAGAGCGTGGAAGTGGTGCCTTAG
- a CDS encoding FAD-binding oxidoreductase — translation MNSETLARLKAAAGAKGFSEDPAEIAPHLEEWRSKYHGHSPLLLKPATTAEVSALLAICNETNTAVVPQGGNTGLVGGQIPFDGEVVLSLGRMNRLRALDAAAHTITVEAGMILARVQKAADDAGLLFPLSLAAEGSATIGGNLSTNAGGVAVLRYGMARDLVLGLEVVLADGRVLDLLRTLRKDNTGYDLKQLFIGAEGTLGVITAAALKLFARPAMRATAFVALPSPAAAVALLGRMQEATGGLVSAFEILPRIGLELLLAHIPGARDPLSKPSPWYVLVEAGSGSDLTGAFEAALADVDDAVIAASDAQRAALWSLRENMSEAQKREGASIKHDVSVPVSAIPEFLVTATAAVLKAVPGARPVSFGHIGDGNIHFNFSAPVGGDPGAFLARWEEVQRIVHDIVHAFGGSISAEHGIGVQKRDQLPLYKSAAELDVMRMLKRTLDPRNILNPGKVIAL, via the coding sequence ATGAACAGCGAAACGCTTGCACGCTTGAAGGCGGCCGCCGGCGCCAAGGGCTTCTCGGAAGACCCGGCGGAGATCGCGCCGCATCTGGAGGAATGGCGCAGCAAATATCACGGCCATTCGCCGCTCCTGCTCAAGCCGGCGACGACGGCGGAAGTCTCCGCGCTGCTGGCGATCTGCAACGAGACGAACACGGCGGTGGTGCCGCAGGGCGGCAATACCGGACTGGTCGGCGGGCAGATCCCGTTCGACGGCGAAGTGGTGCTGAGCCTCGGCCGCATGAACCGGTTGCGCGCGCTGGATGCCGCCGCGCACACGATCACGGTGGAGGCGGGCATGATCCTCGCCCGGGTGCAGAAGGCGGCGGACGACGCCGGCCTGCTGTTTCCGCTGAGCCTGGCCGCCGAGGGCAGCGCCACGATCGGCGGCAACCTCTCGACCAATGCCGGCGGCGTCGCGGTGCTGCGCTACGGCATGGCGCGCGACCTGGTGCTGGGGCTGGAGGTCGTGCTGGCGGACGGCCGGGTGCTCGACCTTTTGCGCACGCTACGCAAGGACAATACCGGCTACGACCTCAAGCAGCTTTTCATCGGCGCGGAAGGCACGCTCGGCGTGATCACCGCCGCGGCGCTGAAGCTGTTCGCCAGGCCGGCGATGCGCGCCACGGCGTTCGTCGCCCTGCCCTCGCCCGCCGCCGCCGTGGCGCTGCTGGGGCGGATGCAGGAGGCGACGGGCGGGCTCGTCAGCGCCTTCGAGATCCTGCCGCGGATCGGGCTCGAACTCTTGCTGGCGCACATTCCCGGCGCGCGCGATCCCCTGTCCAAACCTTCGCCCTGGTACGTGCTGGTCGAGGCGGGCAGCGGTTCCGATCTGACCGGCGCCTTCGAGGCGGCGCTGGCGGACGTCGACGATGCCGTCATCGCCGCGAGCGATGCGCAGCGCGCCGCGCTGTGGTCCTTGCGCGAGAACATGTCGGAGGCGCAGAAGCGCGAGGGCGCCTCGATCAAGCATGACGTGTCGGTGCCGGTGAGCGCGATCCCGGAATTCCTCGTCACGGCGACGGCGGCGGTGCTGAAGGCGGTTCCCGGCGCGCGGCCGGTATCGTTCGGGCATATCGGCGACGGCAATATCCATTTCAATTTCAGCGCGCCCGTCGGGGGCGATCCGGGGGCGTTCCTGGCGCGCTGGGAAGAGGTGCAGCGGATCGTGCACGACATCGTGCACGCCTTCGGCGGCTCGATCAGCGCCGAGCACGGCATCGGGGTGCAGAAGCGCGACCAGCTCCCGCTCTACAAGAGCGCGGCGGAGCTCGACGTGATGCGGATGCTGAAGCGCACGCTGGATCCGAGGAACATCCTCAATCCGGGGAAGGTGATCGCGCTCTGA
- a CDS encoding cytochrome b, which yields MPARPLRYNTVAMTFHWIVAALLIANIALGLYMGDLPRSDPDKFMIIQTHKSIGLTVLVLSLLRLGWRLVNPVPRLPPGMHPVVAGFARFTHAFFYFLIIVIPLSGWLMVSASPLGNGTNYFGLFVWPNLGFYAGQTREQLHSVHEMYEAVHVYLAWTAIVLIPIHVIAALYHHVLRGDDVLRRMVPGTTVGDP from the coding sequence GTGCCGGCACGTCCGCTCCGCTACAACACCGTCGCGATGACCTTCCACTGGATCGTCGCGGCGCTGCTCATCGCCAATATCGCGCTCGGCCTCTATATGGGCGATCTGCCGCGCAGCGATCCCGACAAGTTCATGATCATCCAGACGCATAAGTCGATCGGCCTGACCGTGCTGGTGCTCAGCCTGCTCAGGCTCGGCTGGCGGCTGGTCAACCCCGTGCCGCGCCTGCCGCCCGGCATGCATCCCGTCGTCGCGGGGTTCGCGCGCTTCACGCATGCGTTCTTCTATTTCCTGATCATCGTCATTCCGCTGTCGGGCTGGCTGATGGTGTCGGCTTCGCCCCTGGGCAACGGCACGAATTATTTCGGGCTGTTCGTCTGGCCCAATCTCGGCTTCTACGCCGGGCAGACCCGCGAGCAGCTTCATTCCGTCCATGAGATGTACGAGGCGGTGCACGTCTATCTCGCCTGGACGGCGATCGTGCTCATTCCGATCCATGTGATCGCGGCGCTGTATCACCATGTCCTGCGCGGCGACGACGTGCTGCGCCGGATGGTGCCCGGCACGACGGTGGGCGATCCGTGA